The Spodoptera frugiperda isolate SF20-4 chromosome 2, AGI-APGP_CSIRO_Sfru_2.0, whole genome shotgun sequence genome includes the window ATAATCCACATTCAGTCCTAATCATTtgatagtagtattttttttgtattaatggATCTATATTATACTGTGTCACCTTGCAGTTTGATTGATTGCAAGTTTCCTGACATGGCATGAATGGCATGACGATCAGGCATGTCTGTGTGACTAGAAGATGATCGACACCCTTAACCGATAACTAGGCATAAATAAGAGTAAAAGTGGTATGATAGATCCACGCCAGTTTTAATCGAGATCACTATGTAAACAACATGCTCCGAATGCTGTGATAATGATTGTGAATGTGAAAACTGTTTTATGCCTCTCTGTAGGTAAAATCTCTTTATTATTGCAAGTGACAGGTTCATCACATCATCTCATTATCGTTTtacattacctacctactttacgAGAATATTGTTATTTCCTTGAATGGAAATACATAGCCCTATGACCCTTACCTACAAAACTTCGGCattgttgttatttaaaatcttgATAATTTATCTCCTAGCATTTATTTTAGAGGGATATAAAGGGTTTtcagttttttatgttataattgcaGATACCACTTTCTagtgataatatattttacatagacTGCATACTCGTCTAGACATAGTAATCCTGGCTTAATAATCATGTTCACGACCACTTTACATATGAAGATTGTACATAAGCACAGATAATGTATACCACTCAATTCTCatttaaataacaacataaCGTTTCTGAAATGACGCAATACATGTGAAGAGCGACAGACCACTTCATgagagtaaaaaaatattggacttTATTCTCGTCCACTTATCTACATAATAGCGGGACGTAATTAGGGCGCCAAGACGTAACAACTCAATTCTAGGATGTCTCAGTACATTATACACAGCTATAACGATACGTTTAAGGTGAACATGTTATGACGACaacatcttatttattttatgccaATGATGTAATTAAATAAGTGTCAACGACCTCAAATGTATAAGAATGGACCATACATTGAGTAGCCATTAAATTACCTTGCTTCATTCGTGATTATTACTCAGAAAAGAGAATTTACAGAATAAATGAACTTCTTTTCGTAAGCCGTGCCAATAACAAACAAGTAAACACAATTCCATAAATTTCAAGAGAACGCGCAAGTTTAAAGACCTGGCAGATATCCAATGAGctaaaaattctaatattagtgCATACAGAAATACAACAGCTGTATGTGGAATGAGCACATGACTACTAGTCTCGTGGTTGGAGAATAATGAGTCTTATGACTGTAGTGACCAAATCTAGATACGAGTGGATAAAATAGAGTGTTAGTATTTCACGTTTCCTCACTGCTCAAAACGAGATAAGGAAATCCTCATTTTAGTCAACTAATTAAGAAGAATTTTAATGCGATCTAATGCCATATTGGAGACCTTTGACACGCAAATGCGATTGTACAAGGTCATAATAGTTCATTAATGTGCACTTTTTAACTTCGTCTGATAATTTTATGCATTGCACTTATAATGAGGATGAATACAATTTATCTAGCATAGCCAATGttagtaaataaagtttaattagtTAATTGTACCGCGACGATGCAGTTTCATTGAGATGCtaaaaatagtaacaatttaAAGGACTATCATAGAATTGTcctttaaattgtttgttaattgGCCGCTGATTGTTGTACCTATGTACACTCGTTCTCAATTACATAAATTTTGCATTACAAAACATTGTTTGCAAGCCATCTGGAATTAATTATAGTCGAACTAATTTGTTTAAGAGATAAACACCGTTTGTTCCGTTTTAATACGGATTAAAGTTATGGAGCAGAAAATACTTAACTAGGCCGCCTCATGTAGCCAGCCATATTATTCAAACCGCATGAAGTCAGTTAGTAGCTGTTTTCTAGTTTACACTGCTTCAGTACGGTTATTTGGGCCATTCAGACTGTCAAAATGGTCCATGTAAATTGCTATAGTGGGTGGAAGAATACAACTGAATTCTTTTATGTACAAAGCTACAGACTTTTCAAAACATAACGACATAACGCATAGCGCTAtactttgtaaaattgttttggCACATTACCAAATTGAAAGTTTTGAAACTGTCAACAGTACGCAGTGCGCGACTGTAGTAGTTTTAGTATACTATTGTGGAATGCTAGACATTCCAATGGTTAAAATACGAATAAATCAGTTTAATGTCAAGTCAAAATATAGATGTTTTGAATCATAATCGTAATACCCATAGTACAGATTGAGTCTTCAGTTGTATTTATACTATTATCAGTATTGAAGTAACCTTTCGCATTAATTCAGATTTTATCATCAAGAAATTATGACGCACTATACTTCTTTTATCGTAGAAGTGTAGACGCgagataaatacacaaataacaaTCCCACGACTGTCAGTAGTCaatgtcattttaaaataatcttgatTTTTGTATGACCTACTGGGTTTTTTACCTGTATAAATATGGCagatatatttaagtataatagttgttagctttataatatatcaTACCTTTTTCATATGTACTTAGTTGTCATCACCCAACCAATGCAAATAAACCTAGACATTATCTCTCATAGCATTGCAGACATTATACCTATCTTAGAGACACCGAAGACAGATTTATCATCATCTAATGGTGTCAACTTATCTATTATGAGGATGATTTCTCAAAATACAAACAAGTAAACTTTGTATTATGTAGAAATGTATTTGTTgtatgtatttagttatttacctGTCACTTAGCACATTCCGGTCGTGACCGGGCGGCGGTAGGCTGAGCTGGTAGGGCGTGTTGAAGTAGTGTTGCTGTTCATGCGAGCGATGCACCACGCGACCTCCGCGGACGACCATGTACCCGCTGTCGCCGATGTTGGCTGCCCGCATCACGGACTCTGACCGATCTAGGATCATTACACATGCTGTGCTGCTTCCTGTAACAAACAATACgagaattttgttaatattaataattcttattaataatacctattagaACACCTCGATAGTGGCCGTTTATCGATATCAAATCGATCTTGAATTCGATATCTGAATTAAAACAGATTATCTCAGTACTATCAATACTATTGAGACTTTCGGTAAACCGAAAACCTTAAGAATAGCAAATTCTGTCCAGTATACGGCACTAGTTCCGCCTTCTATTCCATGGAATTTGTAACTGGCATATTGTTcgtcattctttttttttcactatACATTGAATACTTTTATTACGGTTAGTAAAACCCGCAAGGACGCCAATAGTTATttgataattaattcaatatgtgtgtatgtaattTGTTTCCTAGTTagaatttcaatattattaccTGGCAAAGTCtatgattatttaattaagtcataatatttttttattagttggatgtgttcaacaaaaaaacattttgtagtactttgtactattataataactattataagcaataggatttatttttatcacagaaTAATAGgagaaaatgtattataatttacatcctaaagtttttaaatgaacAAGCAAACAATACGACGCAGGAAGTCATATCGcattacaaagaaaaaataatattgtctaCAGTAGCAACCATAGagttatcaataatttatttagttgacTGGTGCAAGAGATCACATGTGTTGCAGAGGAAAATAAAAGAGGACTTTGTATTGTTCAATTGAGTGTGACATACACAAAACATGCAGCCATGAATATATCTTAATCATTAAATTTAACACAGTCTATCTGTATCTAAGTTGGTCAAGGTGAATATTTTCTCAGCTACATGCATGTTCAAAAGagatacattttttaaacaaactatttgtaacatattgttattcaaataaaaaccttatttttCAGATGTACAGATAAACTtttggattttcaactttatcacatAACAATAAGGTTGTAAATCTAATAGGATATACAATTATTTCCGGGTGCAATAATAGCAAATGTACTTAATGAAGCTCTCACTCACCTAATATTGGTTTCTTATGTTCCAATAATTCATAATAGGACTTGGCCAGCAGGTCTCCTGGTTCTGTCATCTTGAAGTGTCCCATTTGGACGAGCCTCTCGCATGTCCGCATCAGGTACGAGGAGAACTCTCCGGGATCGATCCCGTAAGCACGCCATCCTCCTACACCATCTGCCACACCTAAGAAAGaggatttaatttattattaagttccttactaaagattttttaagatagtgtataaaaaatacttaatgtaAACAGATTTAGTGGTTTTtcatatgaataaattataaataaataaaaagtaagaatTGTTAATATCATTGTCAACTTTTGATGAGATTCAATTGAGTTGAAGATAAATGTGCAAAGTAAGATTAGGATGGACTATTGTTTAATGATTAAATATGCTATAACCATATTATAACCGAAATCAAATCTTTAATTCATGCATACATTAACCATTGATACAAAAGAGAcacattaaaaagtaatagaTTAAAATTCCATTGAAATCTGTGTGAGATTTTGCAATTGTTTTGCAAAACTAAACCTTAAATGTAAGTTATCAGTAAGGAAAATTGattgacaaaattataaatagcaatCAGTGCAAAAACTAATTACATCATTGGTAATTAGTTTTCCTGTAATTGTAATCCAAAGTTTAGTACAGGGGATAATCCCAGAAAAAGAAGTTTGGTAAAcaggtttaataaataaaacattttccttttAGGTTTAATGTTGTCAAGTATGTTTATCAAGTGCATTGACTGAGCTAAAAGTCAAAACATGAAGGTTAATAGTCCTGTCACATGCAAAGCATTTAAAGTAGTATTAAGCCATCTGATTGCCAtcaaaaaactgttgaaggcaaatcctttgCAAACTCTGGTCACCGATGACCAGTCTTAAGTGTCAACTTATATGTAAGGTTCcaataagaaaaaacaaaaatcttattatGCAAGGTAGTCATAGCCAGCCAACTGGTTTCACTTGAGACTGTTTGAATAGATAATACAATcatttgtttataatcatgttCACACAATAGGCCATGaagtgattgtttatttttgaatatgttTTATAATCAACAAACTTTGTTATATCTGATTGTTGTTTAGATTATTGTCTAACTCTTATTGTTTGATAGCTCTCATATCATAAACAGAGAGCTGTAATGTTTAGCAGCTACATTGTTGTACTTGTGTTCTAATCTGTTGCAAAGGAATGGGACTCTAATATTATAACAGTATGAAACAATAGCAAATTCACGTTTTTTTAGTAGACATTGTGTGCTCATACACATTATATGATATTCATTGGCTCAGATATGGGATCATGTGTCCAAAAAACAGATTGATagtatgaattaaaatataataacaaatctttatatctttatattatCTTCATACATTTTGCAATCTGAAATCTGTTATCTAAAAATCATTTAGATTACctaaaacagttttataattGTAATGATATATGATTATTACTGAGTTATTGCCATTTAGCTGagtgtaaataaaatgattCTTCATAATCAAGTGCGGCTAACCTCatgccattaaaataattatagtttaatgATTATCTTATGTTTATtagcaataaataacaaaatgttcTCAAGCGCTTCATATTTCTGAAGTGGATGATCATTAACTTGATTTATAATAAGTTTCACACAATTTAGATATAGGTAGCAAAAACCAGTTTATTGTGCTTTGTTAGCTTAAAACAAAGTGTTTTACTCAGAACATttttcactaatatttttaatgtctatTAATTACTATTTGTATTAAAAGCGGATGGAAAGcagagaacaaaataaaaattaaaaattcgcAATGCTGCGAAAAAAATTACAGCGTAATAAGCTAACAACACGTTAGCCATGATAAAACGAAAACAGGCAATAATATGAGATGATAATAAATTGACAAAAACAGACTATAAACATCATGTTGTCAAACTTATAAACAATATTCTTACCAATAACATCCGCGTTGCTGGAATTGGTGGAGAACCATGCGTCGTCACCGAATTGTCCTTTGCGAGTTCTTCCATTAGCAATGTCTTTTGGAAAACCACACACAACTGAAACTAAATATGGATGTTTTGTCGTCGAAACATTTAATTCAGCGGCACTCGAGAAATTTGAAAGTCCATTTCTTAAAGCACGTGATAGCAGTCTCCCTGTCCAGAAAATAGACTGCATCATTCATTAGTTGAATCGTACTTTGACACCAGCCTTTCACAAGAGTACAGATGAAACTAACGAAGACATTTTTGCAGAACAGTAACACATACAAGTCATATTTAGCTACAatacaaatttaaaatgaaCTTATGTAGTCCTTAGACGTATTTTcgatttttattacatttgtctCGTGACTGATGGTAAGACGAACATTGGACAAATTCGACATTAGGCCATAGACTACTTGTGTAATAGACACTGAGACTAGTGAAGTGCAAGGGTTGTCAAAGGAGTAAAGAAATAGGATGAtacaaatattaactttatcagaaaacatttttaatggaTTATACGCATGcactttattattactatactATCAGTTTTGATGATAAGattagtttataaatattaggaTGTATCTGCATTGTAACTATTTTCGAACGAAAATTATTGAATGCTCCACTGGCTTTATTTCAGCTGTCAAAATAAACTCTTTTCGAATTTATACTTTATGCCATGGGAATAAGGATCATAAAAGTATATGAAGCCCTTGATTGGCGTACAATATTGATCCATAAACAATAAGCTCAGTCTGACGTTTCAAAAACGGATCTATGGAAAAGGAAGGCGTTGTAGAACCATCAGAAGAAACTCATCTTTTCCGATTAATGTAATGACGGCCGCTAATTGATTAGTTGTAATTCAACGCCGATTTACAATTTTGCCATCTTATACGTTAGTGGTAGTATTTTGGAGATATTATTTCGTTTGAAAGTGTAAAGAAAAGGCATAAAACTGGTGTTCGATAAGTCACTTGGCAATATGCCTGCCGTAAGGGGAGATGGAATGCGAGGGCTCGCAGTCTTCATATCAGACATACGAAATTGTAAAAGCAAAGAAGCGGAAATAAAGAGGATCAATAAAGAGTTGGCGAACATAAGAAGTAAGTTCAAAGGTGACAAAACTCTTGATGGAtatcaaaaaaagaaatacgtgtGTAAACTCTTATTTATCTTTTTGCTGGGTCATGATATCGACTTCGGTCATATGGAAGCAGTCAACTTACTTTCATCCAACAAGTATTCTGAAAAACAAATCGGGTATTTGTTCATATCTGTGTTGGTTAATACCAACAGTGATCTAATTAAGCTTATCATCCAGAGCATTAAAAATGATCTGCAATCACGTAATCCGATACATGTCAACTTGGCTCTGCAATGCATTGCCAACATTGGCAGCAAAGATATGGCTGAAGCATTTGGGACAGAAATCCCCAAGCTTCTGGTCTCAGGAGATACTATGGATGTGGTGAAGCAATCTGCTGCTCTATGCCTGTTGAGACTGTTCAGGAAGTCACCAGAAATAATTCCAGGAGGTGAGTGGACTTCTCGAATCATACATGTATTGAATGACCCACACATGGGTGTTGTAACAGCAGCAACATCTCTTATTGATGCTCTTGTAAAAAAGAATCCGGAGGAGTATAAGGGTTGCGTAACACTGGCTGTTGCCAGGCTGAGTAGGATTGTAACTGCTAGTTACACCGATCTGCAAGATTACACATATTACTTTGTGCCCGCCCCCTGGCTTTCTGTAAAACTGCTACGTTTGCTGCAAAACTACACTCCACCATCAGAAGAGCCTGGTGTAAGAGGCCGCCTATCGGAATGTTTGGAAACTATTTTCAATAAGGCTCAAGAACCTCCAAAATCTAAAAAAGTGCAGCATTCTAATGCTAAGAATGCAGTCCTATTTGAGGCCATAAGTCTTATAATACATAATGACAGTGAACCTAATTTACTTGTGCGTGCATGTAACCAACTTGGCCAATTCCTTAGCAACCGTGAGACAAATTTAAGATACCTTGCCCTGGAGTCCATGTGCCATCTAGCTACATCAGAATTTTCCCATGAGGCTGTCAAGAAACATCAAGAAGTTGTTATTTTATCCATGAAGATGGAAAAAGATGTATCAGTCCGACAGCAGGCCGTAGACTTGTTGTATGCCATGTGTGATAAAACTAATGCTGAGGAAATTGTTCAGGAAATGTTAGCTTACTTGGAAACCGCTGACTATTCTATAAGGGAAGAAATGGTTCTGAAAGTAGCTATTTTGGCTGAAAAATACGCTACAGATTTCACATGGTATGTGGATGTGATTCTTAATCTTATAAGAATTGCTGGAGATTATGTATCAGAGGAAGTTTGGTACAGAGTCATACAGATTGTAATCAACAGAGAAGAAGTCCAAGGCTATGCTGCTAAAACTGTGTTTGAGGCATTACAAGCACCTACTTGTCATGAAAATATGGTGAAGGTGGGTGGCTACATTCTTGGGGAATTTGGAAATTTGATAGCTGGAGATACACGATCCTCACCTCAAGTTCAGTTTGAGCTTCTTCATTCTAAATACCATCTGTGTTCAGCTGCCACAAGAGCTCTTTTGTTATCCACCTACATCAAACTTGTGAACCTCTTCccagaaataaaaaatcgtgTTCAAGAAGTATTCCGTGCTGACTCCAACTTACGATCATCTGATGTTGAATTACAACAAAGAGCCTCTGAATACCTGCAACTAAGCATTGTAGCAAGTTCTGATGTTCTAGCTACTGTATTGGAAGAAATGCCTGCATTCCCAGAAAGAGAATCTTCAATCTTGGCTGTTCTAAAGAAGAAGAAGCCTGGCCGTATTCCTGATGATGTGAGAGAGTCCAAGAGTCCTCAACCCACAGCAGCACCCACTGCTGTGATTAACTCTACCAATAATACAAATAGCTCTAGTGCTGATCTGCTTGGACTGTCCACTCCTCCTGGAACTACAGCACCAGCTGGTAATGGTTTGCTTGATGTACTTGGAGATCTGTATACTGCTCCAAAAATAAGTCCAAGTACAGttcaacaaaacaatatcaagaaatttttgttcaaaaataatGGTGTTCTCTTCGAAAATGACCTAATTCAGATTGGAGTAAAAAGTGAATTCAGACAGAATTTGGGAAGGATTGGTTTATTCTATGGAAACAAAACTCAGTTCCCCATCCAAACTGTTCGTCCTGAACTACACTGGACTGATTTGCATAAATTGAATGTGCAAATGAAGCCCATGGAACCTGTACTAGAAGCAGGTGCACAGATCCAACAAATGCTGACAGCTGAGTGTATTGAAGATTTTGTTGATGCTCCAAGTATGTCTGTTTCATTTGTGTACAATAATGTACCCCAAAAGATTACTATGAAATTACCACTTACATTGAACAAGTTCTTTGAACCCACTGAAATGAATGGAGAATCATTCTTTGCAAGATGGAAAAATTTGGGAGGAGAACAGCAAAGGGCACAAAAGATTTTTAAGGCTCAAGGTTCTATTGACATACCTGCAACCCGCACCAAATTAGCTGGGTTTGGTATGCAGCTGCTGGATGGTATTGATCCTAACCCTGACAATTTTGTGTGTGCAGGAATTGTTCATACTAGAGTACAGCAGGTAGGTTGTCTCATGCGATTGGAAccaaacaaacaagctcaaaTGTTTAGACTGACTGTAAGATCTAGCAAGGAAACAGTCTCACATGAAATTTGCAATCTGTTAGCAGATCAATTCTGAATTTAGTTTAAAGGAACCATAAATTATGAACAACATTGTTAGACAATGAAGTTGGTGTTATAGTCACCTAGAAGTTCACAGTCACTTTACATGTAGAGTTGATATAAAGTAATGCGTACAATTTGGAAGGTAAATGAAGCAAAACACTTGTGAACTTTGCACTGAacttataatgaaatgaaatctcTTGTGTACAattttggatttattttattgctaataTAGAGTTAGGTCTTTTTGTAAACCaagatttattttagttaaaatttaaCCTGCAATTTATAAGATTTGATAAGATGTTCAAAAAGACAGATTACTTACTTTCAAGATTtgcaataatataatcaataataattgtatgCTAAGAATTTACCTGATTTGCGTCTTGTAAATCAATACACTTCCATCTATGAAACCTAATTTGATATTAGTagtagtataataaaaataatatgtatggtTTATCATCTGTAAACATTTACCATGATCAGTAGTATGCACCATGCTTAAAACCAGTTATTCATTATGTTCATGTGATATTGTGTGGTACATCTGTATCAGTACTGCTTGATTTGTATATATAGAGGATAAATGAGGTTCTCATTCATAATGACTTCATGGTTGATAGTTTGTCTTGGTTGGGCGATGAATAGGTAGCTATTTAGTGTCACAGATTATACTGTTGTCTCGCATATTTCTAGAtatattcaaaagtatttatgATATATTGTAGAAAATTATACCTAAATTCATACCAAAGTAACTATTCGGCTGTTGTTAATCATGTATCTAAATTTCGGTTggttcattttatattatactcaaCAGTAGCTTCGCTAACATTATTAACACACTTGTTgagattaatataaataaaaaaacaaaatatactgtACTGATGAGTATAATATTTCTATGTGAAATTATGTAACTCATATCAAACTATTATGTCGTTATTTTACCTGTATATTCATCGCTGTTGAAAAACAGGCCccctttatttattattatgatgttcCTGTTAACTtgtagtaaaatatataaatggcAATAATTAATACCATACCCAGTGGAAGCTGATATACAGTATTAACTTTGGTTAAAAAATCTCTTGTATTCCTCTATATCGAAGTAATATTTGAgtctagtatttttatattcacaaaaagtataaataaatctacCTGATGTCAGTATGTTACTACATGTCTACATTTTTGTACAATAGAATACCTTGGATGGtaagacaattatttatttatccactAGCTGATATTTTAACATCTTTAGAATTGTGAAAATTTGCAATGAATGTCGTCACGTTGACCGGTGCTTCTTggacattttaatgaaaatattaaaatgtacttcACAAACATTCCTATAACATAGGTatacgttatattattttttaattgcgAGTATTTTTACGAGTCGTTATGTTTCCATgacttcatatattttttattttcccagTCATTTTATCTCGTCATTTTACCAACTATCAACATCGTCATGTGAAAACAAATGTTACAATATGCAACATTTTAGTATATCAGCTTCATACTCATGACATCTTacatgtatttgtttgttagagatttaattaaatgtgtTGGTGTGTTTCTTGAGTATACATGTTTTCAAGTCGATAGTAGGAATCTCACAAACCTAgaagattttattttcatattatgtaccACAAATAGAGATTAGAGATAGGAACTTTAGTATTATGGACATAAAATGTtgttataaatttattagtagtgAGCATGCTAAGATTTCTTTGCATGGTAGGTTTGTTAAGagaacattaataataaattaatatatcattataaacgtttttattaatCTTGTTAAGAATGTGGTACTCAtaacatgtatgtatattatgaaatttaaaagAATGTATAAGCTTATTTGATACATGTACACTTCGTATATATGTGTGTTTATCAAATGTAATATATCACAAAGTGGGTGTGATTCTGTAACAGATGTTATTATAGATGTTTGTTCTTGCGCTTCGAACCCATTATTGTaactcttaaataaaatatttatccaaTACGTATttgtgcatttttatttattcattacaaaACATCAAAGTTCTTGAATgtcaaatataattatgtctggacttatttaactatttaatacttaaaattatagtaaCTTTTGTACTAATCGAACCATTCCTCAACATTCGGCGAATTCTCCAATACGTCGTTCGATTCActgaaacaaacataaaaagttAAACCTGAACagaaacaatattatgaaaccTAGCCTTAATTTGCTTAAagttcaacaatattttttaaagttattgacTGCTACTAAAATAGATTTAGCAAATCTATtgactaatttaatttattctatcGGTTATTTTCAAGATGTAGGTAGATAATGCGCCAAGAATAGAACAAAGTTATGTAATAGTAATTACCTGTCAAGTGAAGGGTCA containing:
- the LOC118268840 gene encoding protein phosphatase PTC7 homolog, whose product is MMQSIFWTGRLLSRALRNGLSNFSSAAELNVSTTKHPYLVSVVCGFPKDIANGRTRKGQFGDDAWFSTNSSNADVIGVADGVGGWRAYGIDPGEFSSYLMRTCERLVQMGHFKMTEPGDLLAKSYYELLEHKKPILGSSTACVMILDRSESVMRAANIGDSGYMVVRGGRVVHRSHEQQHYFNTPYQLSLPPPGHDRNVLSDRPESAETSEFTVECGDVILVATDGVFDNVPEPVLVAEMRRAQGLAGETKKLQAVANSIAWMARNLSFDGCYMSPFAKSARQNGIDAIGGKPDDITVLLAIVAL
- the LOC118269191 gene encoding AP-2 complex subunit alpha; the protein is MPAVRGDGMRGLAVFISDIRNCKSKEAEIKRINKELANIRSKFKGDKTLDGYQKKKYVCKLLFIFLLGHDIDFGHMEAVNLLSSNKYSEKQIGYLFISVLVNTNSDLIKLIIQSIKNDLQSRNPIHVNLALQCIANIGSKDMAEAFGTEIPKLLVSGDTMDVVKQSAALCLLRLFRKSPEIIPGGEWTSRIIHVLNDPHMGVVTAATSLIDALVKKNPEEYKGCVTLAVARLSRIVTASYTDLQDYTYYFVPAPWLSVKLLRLLQNYTPPSEEPGVRGRLSECLETIFNKAQEPPKSKKVQHSNAKNAVLFEAISLIIHNDSEPNLLVRACNQLGQFLSNRETNLRYLALESMCHLATSEFSHEAVKKHQEVVILSMKMEKDVSVRQQAVDLLYAMCDKTNAEEIVQEMLAYLETADYSIREEMVLKVAILAEKYATDFTWYVDVILNLIRIAGDYVSEEVWYRVIQIVINREEVQGYAAKTVFEALQAPTCHENMVKVGGYILGEFGNLIAGDTRSSPQVQFELLHSKYHLCSAATRALLLSTYIKLVNLFPEIKNRVQEVFRADSNLRSSDVELQQRASEYLQLSIVASSDVLATVLEEMPAFPERESSILAVLKKKKPGRIPDDVRESKSPQPTAAPTAVINSTNNTNSSSADLLGLSTPPGTTAPAGNGLLDVLGDLYTAPKISPSTVQQNNIKKFLFKNNGVLFENDLIQIGVKSEFRQNLGRIGLFYGNKTQFPIQTVRPELHWTDLHKLNVQMKPMEPVLEAGAQIQQMLTAECIEDFVDAPSMSVSFVYNNVPQKITMKLPLTLNKFFEPTEMNGESFFARWKNLGGEQQRAQKIFKAQGSIDIPATRTKLAGFGMQLLDGIDPNPDNFVCAGIVHTRVQQVGCLMRLEPNKQAQMFRLTVRSSKETVSHEICNLLADQF